The Bombus pyrosoma isolate SC7728 linkage group LG3, ASM1482585v1, whole genome shotgun sequence genome has a segment encoding these proteins:
- the LOC122565613 gene encoding zinc finger protein 62 homolog: MDEVVELQNMEDVCRLCLSTDEPKLSVFETGDSPVSIASKIHGCLSIQILITDRLSTKICAQCIKNVNEWHNYKETCLRSQDKLHRWLEQHMQPNPVVVTIKNEPVDLDFCEDNVEVISESTNDSDLEATNLEENNPLENNDQDQQLPDDEVALEKDQPALTKDMDICIKSESQDDYDTDCTIEIESVTGSELVLNPLSSSEDRIMEADSTQKSNASTSASKKKVRRGPHTHFRGARVFKQKCVHCQINLHSKYSYAKHMERFHSDKQNGSVNQLELDDEEELVEDLEDELMSMEKDAPLTQVQQNIISQLKTYSCYSCEQSFSDRRSTLFHIRQHMPDLRPHTCIACLTEFPDRSMYKVHCRASFECAMKIALVIPKQGLEKCFTCNMCLRSLPDRKQLLTHLSKHSDKQYEELVSPTRSPPKLKPVTPLPSLRQESPKKSFKGNRPLNIPNPYKNGDPAHNHVCDLCGMIYRYKPNMLKHRDLCQRLSPDVRTSYRCVHCGMTYLVFKKFHSHLTLDHKKSDFICAECGSKLKSPSDYLEHHQEHYNDLNKEGPSELKNDKVKATQNISKPIKDWDTFEAEVNAGKLSDSNQYSCALCNLEFTTRSELMEHRNLHLKVKIYSCVICRSMFSSAGALEIHMKDHGIEDPNERNANISCVEYGTVQEDSQDSNSVNVSATSDPGDKKNECDLCGKVFSNSANLKRHIRNIHNVIRGNVICAHCRRTFKSKESHDRHLATDHPKITKSIHQCSKCRKTFFFRANLNLHFETAHAQELGGHECDICGKMFMEESSLKIHRSWHNRANSRLSLRFMKKDVQKPLSQTKQEESFNSSMTRPARARKSYPNLPPTKPNGNFQCQVCSDKFNDVTELRTHLWDVHCARNKAEKSFSGDEFQCELCTNVFPDKETLDMHTQWHKAQPILDDVKKSDHICDICGKLYSSKKILSRHKKLHKSTVVAVTKLQSAGKNLASSPLVCTLCHKVFNSTRSLHRHRLNLHANIFNQQSEHVYNNARRLSQEESRSKKIKLEEEDKKAPLPMDAMSAGRKSVMCHVCRKFFANMSVLYKHKQLVHNKTHMNLLQNLAKSYNIECIPLPSNDGKVLCNICYKKFSGVSNLRQHFTIKHKNAPPKFACSVDGCKLTFPTPTIVKNHELSHNSIIYSCTLCDRHVFNKTAMSDHLLTTHNTIYNAENSKNFHREMDLTKYVVEGAVDATCPQCKIKYPNNRAMKIHYFKFHDGTNQ, from the exons ATGGACGAGGTGGTGGAGTTGCAGAATATGGAAGATGTGTGTAGACTCTGCCTGTCCACCGATGAGCCAAAATTGTCGGTGTTCGAAACAGGAGACTCTCCGGTGTCCATAGCCAGCAAGATACATGGTTGTCTATCGATTCAG ATTTTAATAACGGATAGATTATCAACGAAAATATGTGCacaatgtattaaaaatgtgaATGAGTGGCATAATTACAAGGAAACATGTTTGCGTTCACAAGACAAGTTGCATCGGTGGTTGGAGCAACATATGCAACCAAATCCAGTG GTTGTAACTATTAAGAATGAACCTGTTGATTTGGACTTTTGTGAGGACAATGTCGAGGTTATTTCTGAATCTACAAATGATTCGGATTTG GAGGCCACTAatcttgaagaaaataatcctttagaaaataatgatcAAGATCAGCAATTACCTGATGATGAAGTAGCTTTAGAAAAAGATCAACCAGCCTTAACGAAAGATAtggatatttgtataaaatctGAATCACAAGATGATTATGACACAGATTGTACTATAGAAATTGAATCTGTTACTGGTAGTGAACTTGTTTTGAATCCCCTTTCAAGCTCAGAGGATAGGATTATGGAAGCTGATTCCACTCAGAAATCCAATGCATCCACATCAGCAAGCAAGAAAAAAGTTAGAAGAGGCCCACACACCCATTTTAGGGGTGCACGTGTTTTTAAACAGAAATGTGTACATTGtcaaattaatttgcattcTAAGTATTCTTATGCAAAGCATATGGAAAGATTTCATAGTGACAAACAAAATGGTAGTGTTAATCAATTGGAATTGGATGATGAGGAAGAGCTTGTTGAAGATTTGGAAGATGAATTAATGAGCATGGAGAAGGATGCTCCATTGACACAAGTGcagcaaaatattataagtcAATTGAAGACATATTCATGTTACTCTTGTGAACAAAGTTTTAGCGATCGTAGAAGTACTCTTTTCCACATTCGTCAGCACATGCCCGATCTAAGACCGCACACGTGTATCGCGTGTTTGACGGAGTTTCCAGATCGATCAATGTATAAAGTACATTGTAGAGCATCGTTCGAGTGTGCAATGAAGATTGCTCTTGTTATACCCAAACAAGGCTTAGAGAAATGCTTTACGTGTAATATGTGTTTACGTTCTCTGCCGGACAGAAAGCAGCTGCTTACTCATCTATCGAAACATTCAGATAAACAGTACGAGGAACTGGTATCTCCAACACGATCTCCTCCTAAATTAAAACCAGTAACTCCTCTGCCATCTTTGAGACAGGAGTCACCGAAAAAATCGTTCAAAGGAAATCGTCCTCTGAACATACCCAACCCTTACAAAAATGGTGATCCTGCGCACAATCATGTATGCGACCTGTGTGGTATGATTTACAGGTACAAACCAAACATGCTGAAGCATAGAGACTTGTGTCAACGTTTATCACCCGACGTCAGAACATCCTATAGATGTGTCCATTGTGGCATGACATATTTGGTgttcaaaaagtttcattcTCATCTAACGCTGGACCACAAAAAGAGTGATTTCATATGTGCTGAATGCGGCAGCAAATTAAAATCTCCTAGTGATTATCTGGAACATCACCAAGAGCACTATAATGATCTTAACAAGGAAGGACCTTCTGAATTGAAAAACGATAAAGTAAAGGCTACGCAGAACATTTCAAAGCCCATCAAGGATTGGGATACGTTTGAAGCTGAAGTGAATGCTGGTAAACTATCAGACAGTAATCAGTATAGCTGTGCCCTTTGTAATTTGGAATTCACTACTAGATCTGAACTAATGGAACACAGGAATCTTCATCTGaaagtgaaaatttattcttgtGTCATTTGTCGTAGTATGTTCAGCAGCGCAGGTGCTTTGGAAATTCACATGAAAGATCATGGTATAGAAGATccgaatgaaagaaatgcaAACATCTCTTGTGTGGAGTATGGTACGGTACAAGAAGATTCACAGGACTCAAATTCAGTAAATGTCAGCGCCACCTCGGATCCTGGCGATAAAAAGAACGAGTGCGACCTGTGCGGCAAGGTATTCTCGAATAGCGCTAATCTTAAGAGGCATATCAGAAATATTCACAATGTTATCAGAGGCAACGTCATCTGCGCCCATTGTCGACGAACGTTCAAGAGTAAAGAGTCGCATGACCGACACTTAGCAACTGATCACCCAAAGATTACGAAGTCCATACATCAGTGTTCTAAATGTCGAAAGACTTTCTTCTTCAGAGCTAACCTAAATCTTCACTTCGAAACTGCCCACGCTCAGGAATTAGGTGGTCACGAATGCGACATTTGCGGTAAGATGTTCATGGAAGAATCATCTTTAAAGATACACAGGAGCTGGCACAATCGAGCAAACTCTAGATTGAGTTTACGATTTATGAAGAAAGATGTCCAAAAGCCATTGAGTCAAACTAAGCAAGAGGAATCTTTCAATTCCAGTATGACCCGACCAGCTAGAGCACGAAAATCTTACCCAAATTTACCTCCAACAAAGCCAAATGGTAATTTCCAATGCCAAGTTTGCAGTGACAAGTTCAACGATGTAACAGAATTGAGGACACACTTATGGGATGTGCACTGTGCTCGCAATAAAGCTGAGAAGAGCTTTTCAGGTGACGAATTTCAATGTGAGCTTTGCACAAATGTTTTCCCTGACAAGGAGACATTAGACATGCATACGCAATGGCACAAAGCTCAACCCATTCTTGATGATGTAAAGAAATCTGATCACATTTGTGACATTTGTGGGAAACTATACAGCTCTAAAAAGATACTGTCGAGACATAAGAAGCTTCACAAATCCACAGTCGTAGCTGTTACAAAGCTACAGTCAGCTGGCAAAAACTTAGCAAGTAGTCCACTTGTATGCACTCTCTGTCACAAGGTGTTCAATAGTACTCGGTCGCTTCATCGTCATAGGCTCAACCTACATGCTAACATATTTAACCAACAATCCGAACATGTATACAACAACGCGAGAAGACTATCTCAAGAAGAGTCGAGatctaagaaaataaaattagaagaagaGGATAAAAAAGCACCTCTCCCCATGGATGCCATGAGCGCGGGCAGGAAGTCAGTTATGTGCCACGTCTGTAGAAAGTTCTTTGCAAACATGAGCGTATTGTACAAGCACAAACAATTGGTGCACAATAAGACTCACATGAATCTGTTACAGAATCTAGCCAAGTCATATAATATCGAATGTATACCATTACCCAGCAATGATGGTAAAGTCCTTTGCAACATTTGCTATAAAAAGTTTTCTGGTGTGTCGAATCTGCGCCAGCATTTTAccataaaacataaaaatgctCCTCCCAAATTTGCTTGTTCTGTAGACGGTTGCAAGCTCACGTTCCCAACGCCGACAATCGTAAAGAACCATGAATTGTCGCATAACAGCATTATCTACAGTTGCACCTTATGCGACAGACACGTATTCAACAAGACAGCAATGTCAGATCACTTGCTGACGACACACAACACTATCTACAATGCTGAGAACAGCAAGAACTTCCACAGAGAGATGGATTTGACCAAATATGTGGTGGAGGGTGCAGTAGACGCGACTTGTCCTCAATGCAAGATCAAGTATCCCAACAATAGGGCTATGAAGATTCACTACTTCAAGTTCCACGATGGTACAAACCAGTAG